From Nitrososphaerales archaeon, a single genomic window includes:
- the thrC gene encoding threonine synthase: LICTNCRRVEAPESKNLLCPSCNQILIAKYSYQTIKERIREKGFDMWRRGIWKYFELLPVFDENNIVSLGEGGTYLHRCERLSNELRIRQILLKNETTNPTGAFTDRGVAVAVSKAKELGFYSVCCGTTGNIGASLAAYAAKAGLDCTIFIPPTIELGKLYQMIAYGSRVESAKSYKEAQIKAKELAETNFLISSTNPYFLEGIKTTGYEICEQLGWRTPDRIVLPMGSGGHISMIWKAIKELFELDLLKHIDVKLVGVQFAEAAPIATSFLSGKDHVEASGRMSRLMVDIGIEEPSLGRLAIQALKESNGTAVILSHKEILEAMSLLAKMEGVFAEPAAASTIAGVKKLIEDGSIDKDEEIVCVITGSGLKDPITARGFVERVKSVDVIVRRLEEHKFTVKLGLTKMRILSLIRDSELHGYGIWKELSRRFRMDIKIPSVYQHLSELERAGLITRTHTKKVLGRPSRWYYSLTAKGKEVLDKWVE, encoded by the coding sequence AGCTAATCTGTACGAATTGCCGTAGGGTCGAAGCACCTGAATCTAAGAATCTATTATGCCCATCTTGTAATCAAATCCTCATCGCAAAGTACTCTTATCAGACGATTAAGGAGAGGATTAGAGAGAAAGGTTTCGATATGTGGAGGAGAGGGATCTGGAAGTATTTTGAACTTCTACCGGTGTTTGATGAGAATAATATCGTCTCATTGGGCGAAGGCGGGACATATCTGCACCGGTGTGAGAGACTTTCGAATGAGTTAAGGATAAGACAGATCCTCCTCAAGAATGAAACGACAAACCCCACGGGTGCTTTTACCGATCGTGGAGTAGCGGTCGCAGTCTCAAAAGCGAAAGAGCTCGGTTTTTATTCGGTCTGCTGTGGAACTACGGGTAATATTGGAGCTTCGTTAGCTGCCTATGCCGCAAAAGCAGGGTTAGATTGCACAATCTTCATACCCCCTACGATCGAGTTAGGTAAACTCTATCAGATGATCGCTTATGGGAGTAGGGTAGAATCTGCAAAAAGTTATAAAGAAGCGCAGATCAAAGCCAAAGAATTGGCTGAGACCAATTTTCTGATCTCCTCTACCAATCCCTACTTTTTAGAAGGTATAAAGACCACTGGTTATGAAATTTGTGAACAGCTCGGATGGCGCACACCCGATCGAATCGTTTTACCTATGGGCAGTGGTGGGCATATATCGATGATCTGGAAAGCTATTAAAGAGTTATTCGAGTTGGACCTTCTAAAGCACATCGATGTGAAATTGGTTGGTGTACAATTTGCAGAAGCAGCCCCAATCGCAACTTCATTCCTCAGTGGAAAGGATCATGTCGAAGCTTCTGGTCGGATGAGTAGGCTTATGGTAGATATAGGGATTGAAGAACCATCACTAGGGCGCCTAGCCATTCAAGCTTTAAAAGAGTCTAATGGTACAGCGGTGATCTTATCACATAAAGAAATATTGGAGGCTATGAGTTTATTGGCAAAGATGGAGGGTGTCTTCGCCGAACCCGCAGCCGCATCGACGATCGCAGGTGTTAAAAAGTTGATTGAAGATGGTAGCATCGATAAGGATGAGGAGATCGTATGTGTGATTACGGGTAGTGGCCTTAAAGACCCAATTACTGCAAGAGGTTTTGTCGAGAGGGTAAAGAGTGTCGATGTGATAGTTAGGAGGTTAGAAGAGCATAAATTTACTGTTAAGTTAGGTTTGACGAAGATGAGGATATTGAGTTTAATTCGTGATTCTGAATTGCACGGCTACGGGATTTGGAAAGAATTATCAAGAAGGTTTAGAATGGATATTAAGATCCCGAGCGTTTATCAACATCTGTCAGAGTTGGAGCGTGCCGGCTTAATCACTCGAAC